The genomic stretch TCCTCGAGATGATTGGGGTCGAACTGAAGCGCGTCGGCTACCTCGATCGCATCGCCGCCGGCCTCGTCCTCACCGGCGGCAGCAGCCAGCTCCGCGGCCTCCCCGAGGTCGCCGAATCCCGGCTCGACCTCCCCGCCCGCCTCGGCCGTCCCCACGGCTACACCGGCCTCTCCGACCTCATCGGAACCCCCGCCTTCGCTACCTCCATCGGGCTCGTTCGCTACGCCCTCGCCCACCGCGAACGACCCGGTGAACTCCCCGGCCCCGCCTTCGATGGGAGAGGGCGCGGGCTCCTCGATCGCATCCTCAGCATCGGGAGGTCGCTCATTCCCCAGTAACCCGCAGCCGAACCACCACCCAGCGCCAGCCTCAGCCTCATTCGTCAGAAGGGAAGGACAACCGACATGAGCATGCGTTACGACACCGACCTGCTGCCCGATATCAAAGTCATCGGCGTTGGCGGAGGCGGCTGCAACGCCGTCAACCGGATGGTTCGCGCCAAGATCCCCGGCGTCCAGTTCATCGCCTGCAATACCGACGCCCAGGCCCTCGCCTCCTCCGAAGCGCCGACCCGCCTCCGCATCGGCGAAAAACTCACCAAAGGCCTCGGCGTCGGCGGCGACCCCACCCGCGGCGAGCGTGCCGCCGACGAAAGCCGCGACGAGATCTACGACCTCCTCCGCGGCACCGAAATGGTCTTCGTCACCGCCGGCATGGGCGGCGGCACCGGCACCGGCGCCGCCCCAATCGTCGCCGAGATCGCCAAGGACTGCGGCGCCCTCACCATCGGCGTCGTCACCAAACCCTTCCCCTGGGAAGGCGCCCGCCGCATGAAGCAGGCTGAAGAGGGCATCGCCCGGCTCCGCGACAAGGTCGATACCCTCATCGCCATCCCGAACGGCCGCCTCATCGAAATCTGCCCGCCGAACGCCACCGTCGAAGAGGCGTTCGAAACCGCTGATGACGTCCTCCGCCAGGCCATCCAGTCGATCTCGAACATCATCAGCCAGAACGGCTCCATCAACCTCGACTTCAACGACGTCCGCACCATCATGAGCGAGGCCGGCCCCGCCCTCCTCGCCGTCGGAAAGGGCTCCGGCGAAAACCGCGCCGTTGAGGCCGCCCGCGCCGCCACCCAAAGCCCCATCCTCGACCAGTCCATCGAAGGCGCCCATAACGTCCTCTTCAACGTCACCCACAGCGGCAGCCTCGGTCTCCGCGAGCTCGACGCCGCCGCCCGCACCATCGCCGAAGTCGTCGACCCGGCCGCCAACATCATCTTCGGCACCGTCGTCGACCCCCGCGTCGGCGACGAGGTGCACATCACCGTCATCGCGACCGGCTTCACCCCGCGCGTCGCCACCATCGGCGACCCGGTCGAGTCCTCCGCAACCCGCCTTCGCGAATTCAACCTGCCCGGGGTCAGCAGCATGGAGGATGCCGAACTCCCCGCCTTCCTCCGCCGCAACCTCCGCTCGCTCAACCTCGAACGCGACGAATTCGGCCGCGTCGCCCGGCTCAAGTAGCACGCAACAAAAGAGGCTGAAAGGAGGCAACTACCTAACCGAACGCGCAAAAAGCCCGGAAGGACACTCCCCTCTCGGGAAGCGGGGGCTCGGTGCAATGGGAGATGGCATCGAGCCCCTGGCTTTTTCCGCGACGGCTACCCCGCCGGTAGCTGCCCCGCTTTCAGCCGGACGCGTAACGTAACACACCCGTCAAGCAAAAGACCAGAGAGTTTCCGCAATTCTGCCTATCGCAGGTCGTCGACTTCCCCACCGGCAGCCGCCCCCTCTTCGAACCCCGGGCAGGCCAGCACCGGCAGCGGCGGATACTTCCGGAACCGCGGGTCAACCTTCGACCGCTCGCACATCCAGAACACCGACCCCTTGCCGCTCACCACGCGCCGGCTCCACCGGCACGCAGCACACAGCCCCACCCTCTTTACGTCGCTGCCTGCCATCGCCCGCCAATCATCGCACCGCCGACCCCCGCCCTCCAGCCTCCCCGCTCCCCGTTCCCCGCTCCCGGCTCCCCGCTCCCCGCTCCCCGTTCCCCGCTCCCGGCTCCCCGCTCCCCGTTCCCCGCTCCCGGCTCCCGGCTCCCCGCTCCCCGTTCCCCGCTCCCCGCTCCCCGTTCCCCGCTCCCGGCTCCCGGCTCCCCGCTCCTGTATCATCCGCGCACTGTATCCCACGCATGGAGCACATCTATGGCCGGAGCCCTCGAAGGCGTGCGCGTCCTCGATTGCACCCAGATCATCGCCGGGCCGCTCGCCGCCTCTCTCCTCTCCGAGATGGGCGCCGATGTCGTGAAAGTCGAGCCCATCGAAGGCGAACCCTGGCGCCTCCAGGCCGAAATCATCCCGAAAGAAAGCAAGAACTTCCTCGTCCAGAACCGCGGCAAGCGCGGCATCGCCCTCAACTTCAAAGACCCGCGGACCGGACCCATCCGCGACCGCCTCATCGCCTGGGCCGACGTCCTCATCACGAACTACCGGCCCGGCGTCCCCGAGGCGCTCGGCATCGACTACGATTCCGCCCGCCGCATCAACCCGGCCATCATCTATGCCGAAAACACCGCCTTCGGCAAACACGGCCCCGACGCCATGCGCCGCGGCTACGATATCGTCGCCCAGGCCATGAGCGGCCTCAGCACCTCCAACCCCAACCTCCAGAACGGGCTCCCCATGCCGGTCGCCTTCGCACCCGCCGATGTCGTCACCGGCTTCGCCCTCGCCTGGGCGATTA from Tepidiforma thermophila encodes the following:
- the ftsZ gene encoding cell division protein FtsZ, with the protein product MSMRYDTDLLPDIKVIGVGGGGCNAVNRMVRAKIPGVQFIACNTDAQALASSEAPTRLRIGEKLTKGLGVGGDPTRGERAADESRDEIYDLLRGTEMVFVTAGMGGGTGTGAAPIVAEIAKDCGALTIGVVTKPFPWEGARRMKQAEEGIARLRDKVDTLIAIPNGRLIEICPPNATVEEAFETADDVLRQAIQSISNIISQNGSINLDFNDVRTIMSEAGPALLAVGKGSGENRAVEAARAATQSPILDQSIEGAHNVLFNVTHSGSLGLRELDAAARTIAEVVDPAANIIFGTVVDPRVGDEVHITVIATGFTPRVATIGDPVESSATRLREFNLPGVSSMEDAELPAFLRRNLRSLNLERDEFGRVARLK